A DNA window from Setaria viridis chromosome 2, Setaria_viridis_v4.0, whole genome shotgun sequence contains the following coding sequences:
- the LOC117845256 gene encoding uncharacterized protein At5g39865, producing MEDCSGVAAGVGGGSCGKKPFQLARSLTYHHHQGHRPAGASAAKWRRSQLADEPRAQRPQAVVLYTTSLRGVRRTFTDCSAVRAILRGFRVAVDERDVSMDAAFRRDLQALLAVRGRAFSLPQLLIGGRLVGGADEVRQLHETGQLRRLLEGAAGQDPAYVCDACGGVRFVPCIGCGGSRKVFVEEEDRVVRCGECNENGLVRCANCCS from the coding sequence ATGGAAGACTGCAGCGGcgtcgcggccggagtcggcGGCGGGAGCTGCGGCAAGAAGCCGTTCCAGTTGGCGCGGTCGCTGacgtaccaccaccaccaggggcaccggccggcgggggcgtcgGCGGCCAAGTGGCGGCGGAGCCAGCTCGCGGACGAGCCGCGCGCGCAGCGGCCGCAGGCGGTGGTCCTCTACACGACGTCGCTGCGCGGGGTGCGGCGCACGTTCACGGACTGCTCCGCGGTGCGCGCCATCCTGCGGGGGTtccgcgtcgccgtcgacgagcgGGACGTGTCCATGGACGCCGCCTTCCGCAGGGATCTACAGGCGTTGCTCGCCGTGCGCGGCCGCGCCTTCTCGCTCCCGCAGCTGCTCATCGGCGgccgcctcgtcggcggcgcggacgaggtGCGGCAACTGCACGAGACGGGGCAGCTCCGGCGGCTCCTCGAGGGCGCAGCGGGCCAGGATCCGGCCTACGTCTGCGACGCCTGCGGCGGCGTCCGTTTCGTCCCCTGCATCGGCTGCGGCGGCAGCCGCAAGGTCttcgtcgaggaggaggaccgCGTCGTCCGCTGCGGCGAGTGCAACGAGAACGGATTGGTACGCTGCGCTAACTGCTGTTCTTGA
- the LOC117845255 gene encoding E3 ubiquitin-protein ligase DIS1 has protein sequence MASVTYIDDSHAEVIDPPKNEEMLDVTELVGEHIQHSPKPNVTSYGNVRELLECPVCLSAMYPPIHQCSNGHTLCSGCKPRVHNRCPTCRHELGNIRCLALEKVAASLELPCKYQNFGCLGIYPYYCKLKHESQCQYRPYTCPYAGSECTVAGDIPYLVNHLKDDHKVDMHNGSTFNHRYVKSNPHEVENATWMLTVFSCFGQYFCLHFEAFQLGMAPVYIAFLRFMGDDAEAKNYSYSLEVGGSGRKMTWQGVPRSIRDSHRKVRDSYDGLIIQRNMALFFSGGDRKELKLRVTGRIWKEQ, from the exons ATGGCATCAGTTACTTATATTGATGATAGCCATGCTGAGGTTATTGATCCTCCAAAGAATGAGGAGATGTTGGATGTCACTGAACTTGTTGGTGAACATATCCAGCATTCACCGAAACCAAATGTGACAAGTTATGGCAATGTGCGTGAGCTACTGGAATGCCCTGTGTGTTTGAGTGCCATGTATCCTCCAATTCATCAG TGCTCCAACGGACATACTCTGTGTTCTGGATGCAAGCCAAGGGTTCATAATCGTTGCCCAACATGCAGGCATGAACTGGGTAACATAAGATGTCTTGCTCTGGAAAAGGTGGCTGCATCACTAGAGCTTCCATGCAAGTACCAGAACTTTGGGTGCTTGGGCATATACCCTTACTATTGCAAGCTGAAACATGAATCACAATGCCAATACAGACCCTATACTTGTCCATATGCTGGATCTGAATGCACAGTTGCTGGTGACATTCCATATCTAGTAAATCACTTGAAAGATGACCACAAGGTTGACATGCACAATGGAAGCACTTTCAATCATCGTTATGTTAAATCAAATCCTCATGAAGTTGAGAATGCCACCTGGATGCTCACG GTTTTCAGCTGCTTCGGCCAGTACTTCTGTCTGCACTTCGAGGCATTCCAGCTGGGCATGGCACCTGTCTACATTGCCTTCCTCCGGTTCATGGGCGACGACGCTGAAGCTAAGAACTACAGCTACAGCCTTGAAGTTGGAGGCAGTGGCCGTAAGATGACATGGCAAGGCGTCCCTCGGAGCATCAGAGACAGCCACAGGAAAGTCCGGGACAGCTATGACGGGCTCATCATCCAGAGGAACATGGCCTTGTTCTTCTCGGGTGGCGACAGGAAGGAGCTCAAGCTGCGGGTCACCGGGAGGATCTGGAAGGAGCAGTAG
- the LOC117845683 gene encoding annexin D3 isoform X2, whose product MHSFSQPGHGFYFGWRADKAALVGILCRRTAAQRAAIRRAYAFLYREPLLNCFRYKLSRHYCLLSVDFWKALILWTMDPAERDANLVHEAVKKKDENYILVLIEVSCASTPDHLLAVRKIYLKLFSCSIEEDVASSPALREPLKKMLVSLVSSYRYAGEQVDMDVAKLEAAQLSEAIREKQLHGNEVVRIISTRSKSQLRATFQQYKEDQGRDIAEDINSRCSSQFGRMLKSAVWCLTSPEKHFAQVIRYSILGVGTYEDLLTRVIVSRAELDMKRIKEEYMARYKSAVTLDVAGDTSFGYRDMLLALVGSED is encoded by the exons ATGCACAGCTTCTCGCAGCCAGGCCATGGATTTTATTTcg GATGGCGGGCGGACAAGGCTGCTTTGGTCGGGATCCTGtgccggcggacggcggcgcagcGGGCGGCGATACGGCGCGCCTACGCGTTCCTCTACCGGGAGCCCCTGCTCAACTGCTTCCGCTACAAGCTCTCCCGACACTACTGCCTCCTCTCCGTCGATTTCTGG AAAGCGCTGATCTTGTGGACGATGGATCCGGCTGAAAGAGACGCAAACCTGGTTCACGAAGcagtgaagaagaaggatgaaaacTACATACTGGTGCTGATCGAAGTGTCGTGCGCATCCACCCCAGACCATCTCTTGGCCGTCAGGAAGATCTACCTCAAACTGTTCAGTTGCTCCATCGAGGAAGATGTCGCATCTTCTCCTGCGCTCCGAGAACCTCTGAAGAAG ATGCTGGTGAGCCTTGTGAGCTCCTACCGCTACGCCGGAGAGCAGGTCGACATGGATGTGGCCAAGCTGGAGGCGGCTCAGCTGTCAGAAGCCATCAGAGAGAAGCAACTGCACGGAAATGAAGTCGTCCGGATCATCAGCACCCGTAGCAAGTCTCAGCTCAGAGCGACGTTCCAGCAGTACAAGGAGGATCAAGGAAGAGACATCGCTGAG GATATCAACAGCCGATGCAGCAGCCAGTTCGGCAGGATGCTGAAGAGCGCCGTCTGGTGCTTGACCTCGCCTGAAAAGCACTTTGCGCAG GTGATCAGGTATTCCATCTTGGGGGTGGGGACGTACGAGGACTTGCTCACCAGGGTGATCGTGTCGCGGGCGGAGCTCGACATGAAGCGGATCAAGGAGGAGTACATGGCGAGGTACAAGAGCGCCGTAACCCTCGACGTCGCCGGCGACACTTCCTTCGGCTACAGGGACATGTTGCTGGCCTTGGTAGGCAGTGAAGACTGA
- the LOC117845957 gene encoding F-box protein SKIP5 codes for MGKRRRAAAPVGEELISPVNSLDDGCLMHIFSFLSPIPDRYNTALVCHRWRFLACHPRLWLRVERPIRDVMEPGVYPNLEAAVSAARPGDTILVAAGGTHVACNIQIKKTICIIGGGELPDDTVLTCSRGSDNALEFLSTCKIANLTIRAELGCCLLHRSGRLTIQECLLQCEQNPLDYLSFPIISTAIEYNSFPSLKGQGHGVTVVRTRIEGGAKAVRTNGTLALQHVRAIYSRSSVFFWFEVGEKVENAVH; via the exons ATGGGGAAGCGCCGGCGCGCAGCGGCGCCGGTAGGGGAGGAGCTGATCTCGCCGGTGAACAGCCTGGACGACGGCTGCCTCATGCACATCTTCAGTTTCCTTAGCCCAATTCCAG ATAGGTATAACACCGCCCTCGTTTGCCACAGATGGCGCTTCCTTGCATGCCATCCTCGGCTATGGTTGCGTGTTGAGAGGCCAATCAGAGATGTGATGGAGCCTGGAGTTTATCCAAATCTTGAGGCTGCCGTTTCTGCTGCTAG GCCTGGTGACACCATTCTTGTTGCGGCTGGTGGTACCCATGTTGCATGTAACATCCAAATAAAGAAGACTATTTGCATT ATTGGTGGGGGTGAACTTCCCGATGATACTGTATTAACCTGTTCACGTGGCTCTGACAA CGCATTGGAGTTTCTATCGACATGCAAGATTGCAAATTTGACTATTAGAGCAGAACTTGGATGCTGCTTGCTGCATCGAAGCGGTAGATTGACCATTCAAGAGTGTTTGCTGCAGTGTGAGCAAAACCCTCTGGACTATCTGTCCTTTCCAATAATCAGCACAGCAATAGAGTATAATTCATTTCCTTCCCTCAAGGGGCAAGGACATGGTGTAACCGTTGTCCGCACCCGGATTGAAGGGGGTGCGAAGGCTGTCAGGACAAACGGAACACTTGCACTGCAGCATGTGCGAGCCATCTATTCCCGCAGCTCTGTTTTCTTCTGGTTTGAAGTAGGAGAAAAGGTAGAAAATGCTGTACACTAG
- the LOC117845683 gene encoding annexin-like protein RJ4 isoform X1, whose translation MHSFSQPGHGFYFGCFFFLVSSFFRFCIAIATDAASATSPCVSVDAGWRADKAALVGILCRRTAAQRAAIRRAYAFLYREPLLNCFRYKLSRHYCLLSVDFWKALILWTMDPAERDANLVHEAVKKKDENYILVLIEVSCASTPDHLLAVRKIYLKLFSCSIEEDVASSPALREPLKKMLVSLVSSYRYAGEQVDMDVAKLEAAQLSEAIREKQLHGNEVVRIISTRSKSQLRATFQQYKEDQGRDIAEDINSRCSSQFGRMLKSAVWCLTSPEKHFAQVIRYSILGVGTYEDLLTRVIVSRAELDMKRIKEEYMARYKSAVTLDVAGDTSFGYRDMLLALVGSED comes from the exons ATGCACAGCTTCTCGCAGCCAGGCCATGGATTTTATTTcggttgctttttttttcttgtcagtTCTTTTTTCCGTTTTTGCATTGCAATTGCAACTGACGCGGCGTCGGCGACCTCTCCTTGCGTGTCCGTCGATGCAGGATGGCGGGCGGACAAGGCTGCTTTGGTCGGGATCCTGtgccggcggacggcggcgcagcGGGCGGCGATACGGCGCGCCTACGCGTTCCTCTACCGGGAGCCCCTGCTCAACTGCTTCCGCTACAAGCTCTCCCGACACTACTGCCTCCTCTCCGTCGATTTCTGG AAAGCGCTGATCTTGTGGACGATGGATCCGGCTGAAAGAGACGCAAACCTGGTTCACGAAGcagtgaagaagaaggatgaaaacTACATACTGGTGCTGATCGAAGTGTCGTGCGCATCCACCCCAGACCATCTCTTGGCCGTCAGGAAGATCTACCTCAAACTGTTCAGTTGCTCCATCGAGGAAGATGTCGCATCTTCTCCTGCGCTCCGAGAACCTCTGAAGAAG ATGCTGGTGAGCCTTGTGAGCTCCTACCGCTACGCCGGAGAGCAGGTCGACATGGATGTGGCCAAGCTGGAGGCGGCTCAGCTGTCAGAAGCCATCAGAGAGAAGCAACTGCACGGAAATGAAGTCGTCCGGATCATCAGCACCCGTAGCAAGTCTCAGCTCAGAGCGACGTTCCAGCAGTACAAGGAGGATCAAGGAAGAGACATCGCTGAG GATATCAACAGCCGATGCAGCAGCCAGTTCGGCAGGATGCTGAAGAGCGCCGTCTGGTGCTTGACCTCGCCTGAAAAGCACTTTGCGCAG GTGATCAGGTATTCCATCTTGGGGGTGGGGACGTACGAGGACTTGCTCACCAGGGTGATCGTGTCGCGGGCGGAGCTCGACATGAAGCGGATCAAGGAGGAGTACATGGCGAGGTACAAGAGCGCCGTAACCCTCGACGTCGCCGGCGACACTTCCTTCGGCTACAGGGACATGTTGCTGGCCTTGGTAGGCAGTGAAGACTGA
- the LOC117845683 gene encoding annexin D3 isoform X3: MSTVAVPSPPPTASEDAESLRKALQGWRADKAALVGILCRRTAAQRAAIRRAYAFLYREPLLNCFRYKLSRHYCLLSVDFWKALILWTMDPAERDANLVHEAVKKKDENYILVLIEVSCASTPDHLLAVRKIYLKLFSCSIEEDVASSPALREPLKKMLVSLVSSYRYAGEQVDMDVAKLEAAQLSEAIREKQLHGNEVVRIISTRSKSQLRATFQQYKEDQGRDIAEDINSRCSSQFGRMLKSAVWCLTSPEKHFAQVIRYSILGVGTYEDLLTRVIVSRAELDMKRIKEEYMARYKSAVTLDVAGDTSFGYRDMLLALVGSED, from the exons ATGTCCACCGTCGCCGTcccgagcccgccgccgacggcctCCGAGGATGCCGAGAGCCTGAGGAAGGCGCTCCAAG GATGGCGGGCGGACAAGGCTGCTTTGGTCGGGATCCTGtgccggcggacggcggcgcagcGGGCGGCGATACGGCGCGCCTACGCGTTCCTCTACCGGGAGCCCCTGCTCAACTGCTTCCGCTACAAGCTCTCCCGACACTACTGCCTCCTCTCCGTCGATTTCTGG AAAGCGCTGATCTTGTGGACGATGGATCCGGCTGAAAGAGACGCAAACCTGGTTCACGAAGcagtgaagaagaaggatgaaaacTACATACTGGTGCTGATCGAAGTGTCGTGCGCATCCACCCCAGACCATCTCTTGGCCGTCAGGAAGATCTACCTCAAACTGTTCAGTTGCTCCATCGAGGAAGATGTCGCATCTTCTCCTGCGCTCCGAGAACCTCTGAAGAAG ATGCTGGTGAGCCTTGTGAGCTCCTACCGCTACGCCGGAGAGCAGGTCGACATGGATGTGGCCAAGCTGGAGGCGGCTCAGCTGTCAGAAGCCATCAGAGAGAAGCAACTGCACGGAAATGAAGTCGTCCGGATCATCAGCACCCGTAGCAAGTCTCAGCTCAGAGCGACGTTCCAGCAGTACAAGGAGGATCAAGGAAGAGACATCGCTGAG GATATCAACAGCCGATGCAGCAGCCAGTTCGGCAGGATGCTGAAGAGCGCCGTCTGGTGCTTGACCTCGCCTGAAAAGCACTTTGCGCAG GTGATCAGGTATTCCATCTTGGGGGTGGGGACGTACGAGGACTTGCTCACCAGGGTGATCGTGTCGCGGGCGGAGCTCGACATGAAGCGGATCAAGGAGGAGTACATGGCGAGGTACAAGAGCGCCGTAACCCTCGACGTCGCCGGCGACACTTCCTTCGGCTACAGGGACATGTTGCTGGCCTTGGTAGGCAGTGAAGACTGA